A window from Geothermobacter ehrlichii encodes these proteins:
- a CDS encoding DUF6946 family protein: MSKIYIPAQSAEDWQQFLAEPEEQWKPGFSARAFAYCWQEADGFPLEVKRIFRGTVLDGLGMLLGFPEHQVPLPGGTRPSQSDLWVLARKEKELVSIAVEGKVSEPFGPTIGEWYKDASKGKMERLAYLQEQLGLSSPPPLGTRYQLLHRTASAVIEAHRFPARHAVMLVHSFSQTNEWFDDFRFFVNLFGKKAEIGRLVTVGEVEGVLLHLGWCKGEEKYLYA, translated from the coding sequence ATGAGTAAAATCTACATACCTGCACAATCCGCTGAAGACTGGCAACAGTTTCTGGCCGAACCTGAGGAGCAGTGGAAACCCGGATTTTCGGCTCGTGCCTTTGCTTACTGCTGGCAGGAGGCCGATGGTTTTCCCCTTGAGGTCAAAAGGATATTCCGAGGAACGGTTCTCGATGGCCTTGGGATGTTGTTGGGCTTTCCGGAACATCAAGTTCCACTCCCCGGGGGAACGCGACCATCACAGAGTGATCTCTGGGTTCTGGCTAGGAAGGAGAAAGAGCTGGTCTCGATTGCCGTCGAGGGAAAGGTTTCGGAGCCGTTCGGGCCAACCATCGGTGAATGGTACAAAGATGCCTCGAAAGGAAAGATGGAGCGACTTGCCTACCTTCAGGAGCAGCTGGGTCTCTCCAGCCCCCCGCCATTGGGAACTCGGTATCAGCTGCTGCACCGGACGGCGTCGGCCGTGATTGAGGCCCACCGTTTTCCCGCTAGGCATGCCGTCATGCTGGTTCACAGCTTCAGTCAAACCAATGAATGGTTCGACGACTTCCGCTTCTTCGTAAATCTGTTCGGCAAAAAGGCCGAGATCGGCAGGTTGGTTACGGTTGGAGAGGTAGAAGGTGTTTTGTTGCACCTTGGCTGGTGCAAGGGCGAGGAAAAATATTTGTACGCCTGA
- a CDS encoding MbcA/ParS/Xre antitoxin family protein yields the protein MPAVQPAIDLYDVDSRRRLAKMVTRLFDHWQLTVEEQAVLLGLSPKSRTTIARYRRGHPLAARQDLIARVGHLLGIHQALRKIFPHNKELAYRWVSQPNRRFDHRPPLAIMKQGYEGFLTIRRYLDLEAP from the coding sequence ATGCCTGCCGTCCAGCCCGCCATCGACCTGTATGACGTCGACAGCCGGCGTCGTCTGGCCAAGATGGTCACCCGCCTGTTCGATCACTGGCAGCTGACGGTGGAGGAGCAGGCCGTTCTGCTCGGACTCTCCCCGAAGAGTCGCACGACCATCGCCCGCTACCGGCGAGGCCATCCCCTGGCTGCCCGGCAGGATCTGATCGCCAGGGTCGGCCATCTGCTGGGGATTCACCAGGCACTGCGCAAAATCTTTCCGCACAACAAAGAGCTGGCTTATCGGTGGGTCTCCCAGCCGAACCGGCGATTCGATCATCGCCCTCCGCTTGCCATCATGAAGCAGGGCTACGAAGGTTTTCTGACGATACGGCGTTATCTCGACCTCGAGGCACCGTAG
- a CDS encoding HD domain-containing protein, with amino-acid sequence MLPIRTLIEKGRGTVRGLYRLRRPRLRHTRKGCPYVALELEDMSGRVPAYLWAPDSDTESLLQDLRCVEVVGAIRRRRDGIVLDVERIGDVQDRLGEVVRLIPQSVCPLPWLLYYLDAWVAHLTDPHLRQFTLNVLGDDGLAFLFVSAPASLRHHHAWPGGLLQHSLECVQSVFRHPQFGREQMECGMVAALFHDIGKVLTLTADMRRTSLGQTLDHDKLTLEVLAPHLKWLDRHRPAIAADLRYLLTWRKGRRDGRIPRLTMAEVVRSADRISAGLATQGQ; translated from the coding sequence ATGTTGCCGATACGCACGCTGATTGAAAAGGGAAGGGGGACGGTTCGGGGGCTCTACCGGCTGCGCCGTCCGCGATTGCGGCATACCCGAAAAGGCTGCCCCTACGTCGCCCTGGAACTCGAGGACATGAGCGGACGGGTGCCAGCCTATCTCTGGGCGCCGGACAGTGACACCGAGTCGCTGCTGCAGGATCTGCGCTGCGTCGAGGTCGTTGGTGCCATCCGCCGGCGCCGGGACGGGATCGTTCTGGATGTCGAGCGGATCGGTGACGTCCAGGACCGGCTGGGCGAGGTCGTGCGGCTGATTCCGCAAAGCGTCTGCCCGCTGCCTTGGCTGCTGTACTATCTCGATGCCTGGGTCGCTCATCTGACCGACCCGCATCTGCGGCAGTTCACCCTGAACGTCCTCGGCGACGACGGGCTGGCATTTTTGTTCGTCTCGGCGCCCGCAAGCCTGCGCCATCACCATGCCTGGCCCGGTGGTCTGCTGCAGCACAGCCTCGAGTGCGTGCAGTCGGTGTTTCGTCATCCGCAATTCGGTCGCGAGCAGATGGAATGCGGCATGGTGGCGGCCCTGTTTCACGACATCGGCAAGGTGCTGACACTGACCGCCGACATGCGACGCACCAGCCTGGGACAGACCCTGGATCACGACAAGCTGACCCTGGAGGTGCTGGCACCGCACCTGAAATGGCTCGACCGGCACAGGCCCGCAATCGCCGCCGATCTGCGCTACTTGCTGACTTGGCGCAAGGGACGGCGGGATGGCAGGATTCCCCGGTTGACCATGGCCGAAGTGGTGCGCAGCGCCGACCGGATCAGCGCCGGACTGGCCACTCAGGGACAGTGA
- a CDS encoding Arm DNA-binding domain-containing protein gives MGKVRVRKETGKLYFDFFYNGIRCREQTLLDDTPANRKKLEAFMARIEQEIKLGTFDYASYFPGSRNLQRVMAAKPFVQRPSATQVVPGDTPLFGEFCEEWFLENEVAWKISHRVTVRGILDKYLIPEFGEMAVSHITKGDILKFRSSLAKVRVGNRVGLSPMRINHIMTPLRMILNDAADRFHFNTPFVGIKPLKVPKTDVDPFSLEEVKTFLARVRPDYRNYYTVRFFTGMRTGEIDGLQWKYVDFDRKEILVRETLVQGRIETPKTPGSIREIQMSSLVYEALKKQWDVTGAGGGFVFCNRQGKPLDHVNVTKRIWYPTLQLLGMKRRRPYQTRHTAATLWLAAGENPEWIARQMGHSSTEMLFTVYSRFVPNLTRRDGSAFERLLVSSLKGVEDVADTHAD, from the coding sequence ATGGGTAAGGTCAGGGTGAGAAAAGAGACAGGGAAGTTGTATTTCGATTTCTTTTACAATGGCATTCGCTGTCGGGAGCAGACCTTGCTGGACGATACGCCGGCCAACCGGAAAAAGCTCGAAGCGTTCATGGCGCGCATCGAACAGGAGATCAAGCTGGGAACCTTCGATTACGCCAGCTACTTTCCCGGCAGTCGGAATCTGCAGCGGGTTATGGCGGCAAAGCCTTTTGTCCAGAGACCGTCCGCTACCCAGGTTGTGCCGGGAGATACGCCCCTGTTCGGAGAGTTCTGCGAGGAGTGGTTTCTCGAAAACGAGGTCGCCTGGAAGATCTCGCACCGGGTGACGGTGCGCGGCATCCTGGACAAGTACCTCATCCCCGAGTTTGGGGAAATGGCGGTCAGCCACATCACCAAGGGTGACATCCTCAAGTTCCGGTCCTCACTCGCCAAAGTCCGGGTCGGAAACAGGGTAGGGCTGTCGCCCATGAGGATCAATCACATCATGACGCCGTTGCGCATGATTCTCAATGATGCGGCCGACCGATTTCACTTTAACACGCCCTTTGTCGGCATCAAACCCCTGAAAGTGCCCAAGACCGACGTGGATCCCTTTTCGCTGGAGGAAGTGAAAACCTTTCTCGCCCGCGTGCGGCCGGATTATCGCAATTACTACACGGTGCGTTTCTTCACCGGCATGCGGACCGGAGAGATCGACGGATTGCAGTGGAAGTACGTCGATTTCGACCGGAAGGAGATCCTGGTGCGCGAGACCCTGGTGCAGGGCCGCATCGAGACACCGAAGACGCCCGGGTCCATTCGCGAGATCCAGATGAGCAGCCTCGTGTACGAGGCCCTGAAGAAGCAGTGGGATGTCACCGGGGCTGGTGGAGGATTCGTTTTCTGCAACCGCCAGGGCAAGCCGCTGGATCATGTCAACGTGACCAAGCGCATCTGGTATCCGACACTGCAGCTGCTAGGCATGAAGCGCCGGCGTCCCTACCAGACCCGGCACACGGCGGCGACCCTCTGGCTCGCCGCCGGGGAAAACCCCGAATGGATCGCCCGGCAGATGGGGCACTCCAGCACCGAGATGCTGTTCACCGTCTATTCCCGCTTCGTGCCCAACCTGACCCGTCGGGACGGTTCGGCCTTCGAGCGGCTGCTGGTGAGCAGCCTGAAAGGAGTCGAGGATGTTGCCGATACGCACGCTGATTGA
- a CDS encoding helix-turn-helix domain-containing protein, translating to MIRYRLKELMADYQFRTGQRLTFDELAKQTQIHRTTLSKIANQRSYNTTTDNIDRLCKFFRCNVGELMEYVEDPTD from the coding sequence GTGATTCGATACAGACTGAAAGAATTGATGGCTGACTACCAGTTCCGCACCGGGCAGAGGCTTACATTCGATGAACTGGCAAAGCAGACTCAAATCCACAGAACCACTTTATCCAAGATTGCCAACCAGCGGAGCTACAACACCACCACGGACAATATCGACCGGCTCTGCAAATTTTTCAGGTGCAACGTCGGGGAGCTGATGGAATACGTGGAAGATCCAACGGATTGA
- a CDS encoding MBL fold metallo-hydrolase — MRLLLVLLALSLPVTSLAAPVATPQLTGPTFTATRLTDNVFALTLSPGSRATSNALLVVGDRYAVVAGAHMTRETIDALVARTAAITPLPIRYFVLTHHHRGYTHIDFDFPPDAEVIMSWQTWQALAGETRAISFPVLFFRDGLTLRIGGRNLVLTNIGPAHTDGDVIAYLPESKLLFTSDLFYAGGVGYMGDGHMQDWVLALEFLQSLRAERIIPGQGPVSRPEDLVEYTRFFRDFLTEIIAHLERGDSLKQTLKSFRLDRHRSRRGYAEFMPVNIERAWTQLAETVTPKR; from the coding sequence ATGCGCCTGCTGCTTGTCCTGCTCGCCCTGTCACTGCCCGTAACCAGCCTGGCGGCGCCTGTCGCCACTCCGCAACTGACCGGACCGACCTTCACCGCCACCCGGCTGACAGACAACGTCTTTGCCCTGACCCTGTCCCCCGGATCACGGGCGACCTCCAATGCCCTGCTGGTGGTCGGTGACCGGTACGCAGTGGTCGCCGGCGCCCACATGACCAGGGAGACGATCGACGCCCTGGTGGCCCGGACGGCCGCCATCACTCCCCTGCCGATCCGTTATTTCGTTCTGACCCATCATCACCGGGGCTACACCCATATCGACTTCGACTTTCCGCCGGACGCCGAAGTAATCATGTCGTGGCAGACCTGGCAGGCCCTGGCCGGCGAGACGCGCGCGATTTCCTTTCCCGTGCTCTTTTTCCGCGATGGTCTGACCCTGCGCATCGGCGGACGGAACCTGGTACTGACCAACATCGGCCCGGCGCACACCGACGGCGACGTCATCGCCTATCTGCCCGAATCGAAGCTCCTCTTCACCAGCGACCTCTTCTACGCCGGTGGTGTCGGCTACATGGGGGACGGCCACATGCAGGACTGGGTGTTGGCCCTCGAATTTCTGCAGAGTCTGCGGGCGGAGCGCATCATCCCCGGCCAGGGGCCGGTCAGCCGGCCTGAAGATCTCGTCGAATACACTCGCTTTTTCCGTGATTTTCTCACCGAGATCATCGCCCACCTGGAACGGGGCGATTCCCTGAAACAGACCCTGAAGAGCTTCCGCCTCGACCGCCACCGCTCGCGGCGGGGATACGCGGAGTTCATGCCGGTCAACATCGAACGGGCCTGGACGCAGCTCGCCGAAACCGTCACCCCGAAACGCTGA
- a CDS encoding cytochrome C, producing MTTCCKSWILTLPLLFLLALPALAAEDEGGAAGPAKTVCQQCHGGMQGRLGAPVGDWEHSVHRENGISCHDCHGGDPTDFAMAMSPDRGFLGAPEEAEIPAFCGRCHIGVRDDYLDSKHGRALGEGGPQCVTCHGNHAVQRASLALINDKDCTRCHSFGRAARIRAALASTDNKIDDLEKAIDALRRVGIAVKPLRGKVFSARNNFHRLFHTVDVDRVHEGTASVQAELDKVAGRIAEIRSELSTRKLWGGITVVLLLVAGVLSLLLRKTYQDEEREEADR from the coding sequence ATGACGACCTGCTGCAAAAGCTGGATTCTGACTCTGCCGTTGCTCTTTCTGCTGGCTCTCCCGGCGCTTGCGGCCGAAGATGAAGGGGGTGCGGCCGGCCCGGCGAAAACCGTCTGCCAGCAGTGCCACGGTGGTATGCAGGGGCGGCTCGGGGCTCCGGTAGGGGACTGGGAGCACAGCGTCCACCGGGAGAACGGCATCTCCTGCCATGACTGCCACGGGGGCGATCCGACCGATTTCGCCATGGCCATGAGCCCCGACCGGGGATTTCTCGGTGCGCCGGAAGAGGCGGAAATTCCGGCCTTTTGCGGCCGCTGTCACATCGGTGTCAGGGACGATTACCTGGACAGCAAGCACGGCCGGGCGCTCGGTGAGGGCGGCCCGCAGTGCGTCACCTGTCATGGCAACCATGCCGTGCAGCGCGCCTCGCTGGCCCTGATCAACGACAAGGACTGTACCCGCTGTCACAGTTTCGGCCGGGCGGCCCGCATCCGGGCGGCGCTGGCGTCCACTGACAACAAGATCGACGATCTGGAGAAGGCGATCGATGCTCTGCGCCGGGTCGGAATTGCCGTCAAGCCGCTGCGCGGCAAGGTCTTTTCCGCCCGCAACAATTTTCACCGGCTGTTTCACACCGTCGATGTCGATCGGGTGCACGAGGGAACGGCGTCGGTCCAGGCCGAGCTGGACAAGGTGGCCGGCCGGATTGCGGAAATCCGCTCCGAACTGTCGACCCGCAAGCTCTGGGGGGGCATCACCGTGGTGCTGCTGCTGGTCGCCGGCGTGCTGAGCCTGCTGTTGCGCAAGACCTACCAGGACGAGGAGCGGGAGGAGGCAGACCGCTGA
- a CDS encoding cytochrome b, translating to MIRKVVDWLDVRLGVRELWEQNTTGYLVPRTINAWYALGTVLLVLFGLQFLTGILLLIYYIPDAEKAFDSVGRIVNEVPYGWLIRNLHAVGSNLIVVVLLLHMLSVLFMGSYKKPRELTWLSGFLMFNLGLALCLTGYLLPWSQLSFWATTVATDAAGAVPVIGPKLVEFLRGSPSVGPQTLGRFFALHVVVLPGALMGLIGFHLFCVRRCGISVPPFGKEARPARVGAVYSHEKHPDGIPFFPNYTTEEAAIVCFVLAVLVGVTFFAPEIFIPLDALDPADPFATPEHIKPEWYFLWAYQTLKIFPSKFLGLAAQGALMTFLALLPFIDRSEERRPARRPLFVTCYVIGLLLVVAVSIWGHYS from the coding sequence ATGATCAGAAAGGTCGTCGACTGGCTCGATGTCAGGCTGGGGGTTCGCGAACTCTGGGAGCAGAACACCACCGGCTACCTGGTGCCGCGCACCATCAACGCCTGGTACGCGCTGGGCACGGTGCTGCTGGTGCTGTTCGGACTGCAGTTTCTCACCGGCATCCTGCTGCTGATCTACTATATCCCCGATGCCGAAAAGGCTTTCGACAGTGTCGGACGGATCGTCAACGAGGTGCCCTACGGCTGGCTGATCCGCAACCTGCACGCGGTCGGCTCCAACCTGATCGTGGTCGTGCTGCTGCTGCACATGCTCTCGGTGCTGTTCATGGGGTCCTACAAGAAGCCGCGGGAGCTGACCTGGCTTTCGGGTTTTCTGATGTTCAATCTCGGGCTGGCGCTCTGCCTGACCGGTTATCTGCTCCCCTGGAGCCAGCTCTCCTTCTGGGCGACGACGGTGGCCACCGACGCCGCCGGTGCCGTTCCGGTCATCGGCCCGAAGCTGGTCGAGTTTCTGCGCGGATCGCCTTCGGTCGGGCCGCAGACCCTGGGGCGTTTCTTCGCCCTGCATGTGGTGGTCCTGCCGGGGGCGCTGATGGGGCTGATCGGTTTTCATCTCTTCTGCGTCCGGCGCTGCGGCATTTCGGTGCCGCCCTTCGGCAAGGAGGCGCGGCCGGCAAGGGTCGGTGCGGTCTACAGCCATGAAAAGCATCCGGACGGCATCCCCTTCTTCCCCAACTACACGACCGAGGAGGCCGCCATCGTCTGTTTCGTTCTGGCTGTGCTGGTGGGGGTGACCTTCTTCGCGCCCGAGATCTTCATTCCCCTCGACGCCCTCGATCCGGCCGATCCCTTTGCCACGCCGGAGCACATCAAACCCGAGTGGTATTTCCTCTGGGCCTACCAGACGCTCAAGATCTTCCCGAGCAAGTTTTTGGGACTGGCGGCGCAGGGGGCGCTGATGACTTTCCTGGCGCTGCTGCCGTTCATCGACCGGAGTGAGGAGCGACGTCCGGCCAGGCGGCCTCTTTTTGTCACCTGTTACGTTATCGGCCTGCTGCTGGTGGTGGCGGTTTCCATCTGGGGGCATTACTCATGA
- a CDS encoding QcrA and Rieske domain-containing protein: MDQSELSPARRRTFLTVMLAGIGAAVGAMFGWPVLRYLSPRSGADADARVRVPRDKVPVGGAHFFEFRGRPTVLLQMRPGEFTALTAVCTHLGCIVKWQQNKGEFLCPCHGGRFSATGEVLGGPPPAPLQNFPVVLDGDQLVIG, from the coding sequence ATGGACCAGAGCGAGCTTTCTCCCGCCAGGCGCCGGACCTTCCTGACCGTGATGCTGGCCGGTATCGGTGCCGCCGTCGGCGCCATGTTCGGCTGGCCGGTGCTGCGTTACCTGTCGCCCCGTTCCGGGGCAGACGCCGATGCCCGGGTCAGGGTACCGCGCGACAAGGTGCCCGTCGGCGGAGCCCATTTCTTCGAGTTCCGTGGGCGGCCCACCGTGTTGCTGCAGATGAGACCGGGAGAATTCACGGCTCTGACCGCCGTCTGCACCCACCTTGGCTGTATCGTCAAATGGCAGCAGAACAAGGGCGAATTTCTCTGTCCCTGCCATGGCGGCCGTTTTTCCGCCACCGGCGAGGTGCTCGGCGGCCCGCCACCGGCCCCGCTGCAGAACTTTCCGGTCGTCCTCGACGGCGACCAGCTTGTCATCGGCTAG
- a CDS encoding DUF1573 domain-containing protein yields the protein MNRKPILCLLLLLLPSVACALGPKIEVNETDFDFGTVLQGEKIEHAFAFHNAGDEPLLIDRVKSSCGCTAVLVSEKEIPPGGDGEVKATFDSTRFRGGVVKTIYLYSNDPTRSLVQFHLRGKVQEEIRLSSRSLIIGPLAPGQRSQAEITLTNLSRTPVTIGPVRTTARELKVDFEPTLLGPGASLTLEVIARPGEGKPVVSGYLLIRTDSSRLPEIRVPVQVRVATGAR from the coding sequence ATGAACCGCAAACCGATTCTCTGCCTGCTGCTTCTGCTGTTGCCGTCCGTCGCCTGTGCTCTCGGGCCGAAAATCGAGGTCAACGAGACCGATTTCGATTTCGGCACCGTGCTCCAGGGGGAAAAGATCGAGCATGCCTTCGCCTTTCACAATGCCGGCGACGAGCCGCTGCTCATCGACCGGGTCAAGAGCTCGTGCGGTTGCACCGCCGTGCTGGTATCCGAGAAGGAAATTCCGCCCGGTGGTGACGGCGAGGTGAAGGCCACCTTCGATTCGACCCGCTTTCGCGGCGGCGTGGTCAAGACCATCTACCTCTACAGCAACGATCCGACACGCAGCCTGGTGCAGTTTCACCTGCGGGGCAAGGTGCAGGAGGAGATCCGCCTCAGCAGCCGCTCGCTGATTATCGGCCCGCTGGCCCCCGGCCAGCGCTCACAGGCGGAAATCACCCTGACCAACCTTTCCAGGACGCCGGTGACCATCGGGCCGGTGCGCACCACGGCCCGCGAACTGAAGGTCGATTTTGAGCCGACGCTGCTGGGACCGGGGGCCAGTCTGACTCTTGAAGTTATCGCCCGGCCGGGCGAAGGCAAACCGGTCGTCAGCGGCTATCTGCTGATCCGGACCGACAGCAGCCGCCTGCCGGAAATTCGGGTGCCGGTACAGGTCAGGGTCGCTACCGGCGCCCGGTAA
- the hpt gene encoding hypoxanthine phosphoribosyltransferase: MSELNLKPLYSAETVAATVTRLATEINRDYQGVDLLLVGILKGSFLFIADLCRQIEVPVSIDFMRLASYGSETQSSGIIELRKDLEISIRGRHVLIVEDIIDSGLTLQSLLHRLRERQPASLKVCALIDKRARREVDIEADYVGLTMDDGFIVGYGLDYDERYRNLPGIYIAEFP, from the coding sequence ATGTCTGAACTGAATCTGAAACCGCTCTATTCCGCCGAAACCGTCGCTGCAACCGTGACCCGGCTGGCGACCGAGATCAACCGCGACTATCAGGGAGTGGACCTGCTGCTGGTCGGCATCCTGAAAGGCTCCTTTCTGTTCATCGCCGATCTGTGCCGGCAGATCGAGGTTCCGGTGTCCATCGACTTCATGCGCCTGGCCAGCTACGGCTCGGAAACCCAGTCTTCGGGCATCATCGAGCTGCGCAAGGACCTGGAAATCTCCATCCGCGGGCGGCATGTGCTGATCGTCGAAGACATCATCGACAGCGGGCTGACCCTGCAGTCGCTGCTGCACCGGCTGCGCGAACGGCAGCCGGCGTCGCTGAAGGTCTGCGCCCTGATCGACAAGCGCGCCCGCCGCGAAGTCGACATCGAGGCCGACTATGTCGGTCTGACCATGGACGACGGATTCATCGTCGGCTACGGACTCGACTATGACGAACGCTACCGCAACCTGCCCGGCATCTATATCGCCGAATTCCCCTGA
- a CDS encoding DUF3426 domain-containing protein, with protein sequence MIIQCEACQTRFRLAEEKLKPGGVKVRCSRCGKIFAVPGPSKPPAAPPKPAQPPSEPRPETAKKASNAPAESGGTDRTAAETGGDEFDFDEFNMESFDEEPTAETPAPSAAGFADIGDELPDLDLPDDFSFDDEPGQKTDSTFDTSADQAESGSGDDLLADFSPDDLLDETERLDAPVPVDMPEMDDIFSSDNQQGHWDASAIEPGEPHIGGDLGKTYEMGDDLSSLPEVDFPDPGEIDQIDLDAEESPGIDLDAAPSLELGIDDAKTAVDDTPPADDFVFEEEPAAEPPPTEPVPTRPTAETTADPPARKRTSAATPRTGRAQPGLNRRRKKKKSRALPLFLLFLLVLAGAYAYLADRQGTWDPVILAGHLQQMIDKRPPEDPTAHIELRNLKGFFVTNQSAGQIFAISGEAVNRYRTTRSAMVVKGIIYDRKGKPVVQQKAFCGNPLDEAALRTLPYSKIEESMNNQFGDSLSNLDVAPGKAVPFTIVFRNLPGEVAEFTVVVVDSRPGTQ encoded by the coding sequence ATGATCATTCAGTGCGAAGCCTGTCAGACCCGCTTTCGGCTGGCCGAAGAGAAACTCAAGCCCGGGGGAGTGAAGGTACGCTGTTCGCGCTGTGGAAAGATCTTCGCCGTTCCTGGTCCGTCCAAGCCGCCGGCAGCGCCACCCAAACCGGCGCAACCGCCGTCCGAGCCGCGGCCGGAAACGGCAAAAAAAGCAAGTAACGCCCCGGCCGAAAGCGGAGGCACCGACAGGACGGCAGCGGAAACCGGCGGAGACGAATTCGATTTCGACGAATTCAACATGGAGAGCTTCGACGAGGAGCCGACGGCCGAAACGCCGGCCCCCTCAGCGGCCGGCTTCGCCGATATCGGCGACGAGCTGCCCGACCTCGACCTGCCCGACGATTTTTCTTTCGACGACGAACCGGGCCAGAAGACCGACAGCACCTTCGACACGTCAGCCGACCAGGCGGAGTCAGGCAGCGGCGATGACCTGCTGGCCGATTTTTCTCCGGATGACCTGCTCGACGAAACGGAAAGGCTGGACGCGCCGGTGCCTGTCGACATGCCCGAGATGGACGACATCTTTTCCAGCGACAACCAGCAGGGGCACTGGGATGCATCGGCCATCGAACCGGGAGAGCCGCACATCGGCGGCGACCTCGGCAAGACCTACGAGATGGGCGACGATCTGTCCAGCCTGCCGGAAGTCGACTTCCCCGACCCGGGCGAAATCGACCAGATCGACCTTGACGCCGAGGAATCTCCCGGCATCGATCTCGACGCTGCCCCCTCGCTGGAACTGGGAATCGACGACGCAAAAACGGCTGTCGACGACACACCGCCGGCTGACGACTTCGTGTTCGAGGAAGAACCGGCAGCCGAGCCCCCGCCGACGGAGCCCGTCCCGACACGGCCGACAGCCGAAACGACGGCGGATCCCCCGGCCCGCAAGAGAACGTCTGCTGCGACGCCGCGAACCGGTCGCGCCCAACCGGGACTGAACCGCCGGCGCAAGAAGAAAAAGAGCCGGGCGCTTCCGCTCTTTCTGCTGTTCCTGCTCGTGCTTGCCGGCGCCTACGCCTATCTCGCCGACCGGCAGGGGACCTGGGATCCGGTGATCCTGGCCGGCCACCTGCAGCAGATGATCGACAAAAGGCCGCCGGAAGACCCGACGGCGCACATCGAGTTGCGCAACCTGAAGGGATTTTTCGTCACCAACCAGAGCGCCGGCCAGATCTTTGCCATCTCCGGCGAAGCGGTCAACCGCTACCGGACGACCCGTTCGGCGATGGTCGTCAAGGGGATCATCTACGATCGCAAGGGGAAACCGGTGGTGCAACAAAAGGCCTTTTGCGGCAATCCACTCGACGAAGCGGCCCTGCGCACCCTTCCATACTCGAAGATCGAGGAATCGATGAACAACCAGTTCGGCGATTCCCTCTCCAACCTCGACGTCGCGCCGGGCAAGGCCGTCCCCTTCACCATCGTCTTCAGGAACCTGCCGGGTGAAGTGGCCGAGTTCACCGTGGTGGTCGTCGACTCGCGACCGGGCACGCAATAG
- a CDS encoding 4Fe-4S binding protein — MAHTINDECINCGACEPVCPVEAISEQGDKRVIDPALCTDCGACVDSCPVDAIEAP, encoded by the coding sequence ATGGCACACACCATCAACGACGAGTGCATCAACTGCGGCGCCTGCGAGCCGGTCTGCCCGGTTGAGGCGATTTCCGAACAGGGAGACAAACGGGTGATCGATCCGGCCCTTTGCACCGACTGTGGCGCCTGTGTCGACAGCTGCCCGGTCGATGCCATCGAGGCCCCCTGA